The genomic interval GCAAGCCGATTATGCTCACGAAGTCTTGACTTCAATTCATTCAAGCCAATTCCTCGAAGAACGAACCATGCCTTAAGTGCTCTGAATCTTCTGCCAAGTTGAATTCCCCAGTCACGGTAATTATTAACCTGAGAGCCCTGACTTGTTTTGAGATATTCCGGTAAAATTTCAAAAGTACTGATTAGTGCAGCCTTGTCCTTGACGAAATAAGCTGAGAAATCAAAATTGATAAATAGCCATTTGTGAGGATTAAATACAAAAGTATCGCAATTCTTAACTTCACCGGCTAAATATTTATATTCATCCAATATCATTGCATTACCTGAATACGCAGCATCAATATGATGCCACAAACCGTATTTTTTTGCAATATCGGAAATATTTCCAATTGGGTCAACTGCCAAAGATCCGGTAGTGCCAAGAGCAGAAACTATACATAAAGGAATTAAACCTGATGCCAAATCAGATTTAATCTGTTTTTCAAGTGAGTCAATTCTCAATGAAAATGCTTCATCAACATCAATTCTAATTAAATTATTATAACCAATTCCGGAGATCATTGCAGCGCGCTCTATTGATGAGTGTGCCTCCTTAGAGCAATAAATTCTGAATTTACTGATATCGGATTGAGTAAGCGCAGGATTTTCCCGTAATCTTTTATCTCTTGCAGTAAGTAGTGAACAAAGAGTTGCAGTTGAAGCTGTATCCTGGATTACACCGGTGAATTCTGCAGAAAGTCCAATAGCTTTTCTTAGCCAAATCATCATTGCTTCTTCGAGTTCTGTTGCTGAAGGAGAAGTCTCCCATGAAAATGCATGAACACCTAAGCCTGAGGACATTAAATCGCCCAAGATTGACTCATAACTGTTATTTGAACTGAAATAAGCATAAAAATTAGGACTTTGCCAATGTGTGATCCCGGGAAGTATAATATCCTGAAAGTCTTTTAAAATGGTATCAAACGGTTCAGGATTATTTGGTGGCTCATTTGGAATTTGTGAGAAAATGTCTCCCGGCTTGACTTGAGATTTAACAGGAAATTTTTCATTACTCTCTAAATAATCTGCTATAAAGTCAACTATTTCTCTACCATACTTCCTAAATTCTTCACTATTCATAATTTTGAGATTTAAAATTTTAAATTAAATATTTTTATACACCATTCAAAAATTTTCTGCCTGACTCTGTAACGTGTAATAAACCGTTTTTATTTAAAATTAAGTCTTGTTCGAGGCAGGTTTTAACAATTTTATCGGCAAAGTCTTTTTCCCATTTAACATGATTATAAATATCAGATATTTCGTTTTCAGACTCAAAAATATCAGTATTCTCATGATTAACTAAATGAATTAACAAAACTTTTCGGTAAAATTCCTCTTTTTGTTTACTCCTCTTCAAGGCTTTTAATACAATACCATATTTTGGTGAAAACAAATATGACAGCAGAAATATCACCCCCGTAATTACAGCAATACCGCCTGAAGGAGTAGAATTTAACCAGTATGAAAAATAAAAACCGCTCACTGATGAAATTACACCAATCAGCCCGGCGATGACAAACATTAACTTCAAGCTGTCTGTTAATAAATAAGCAGATGCAGCAGGTGCTATCATAAGTGCAATTACAAGAATTGAGCCGGCAGTATCGAATGCTCCTACTGCGGTTATTGATACAAGACTCATAAACAAATAGTGCATGAGAACCGGACTAAATCCAAATGCCGCAGCAAGTCCGGCATCAAAAGTAGTGAGCTTTAACTCTTTGAAAAATACGACAATGAACAGGATATTTAAAATCAAAAGACCGCTAAGTACCGGCACGCTTTTGGGAATTAAAAAACCCATAAATTCAAATCTGTTTATTGCTGAGAGATTTATATCACCAACTAAAACAGAATGTTCGTGAAAGTGAACACTTGAAAGATTCAAGCTGATAAGAATCACACCTATAGAAAACATTGCCGGAAAAACAAGACCTATGGCGGCATCTTCCTTAACAAGCTTGGTTTTATAAACAAGCTCTGTCAAGTAAACTAACACCAGTCCACTTAAAGCGGCTCCAAGAATTAAAAGAGGAGAAGTTCTGTCCTGAATCAGTATGAAAACAATTATAATACCGGGAAGAACTGCATGACTGATAGCATCACTCATCAGCGACATTCGCCTGAGTATAAGAAATACTCCTGCAATTGCGCAAGCTACAGCAGTCAGCGATGAAATTAATATTATATTAAATTCAATCAATCAGCGATCCCCTTTCAGTCATAATTTTTTCAGCTCTGATTTTTCCTTCATTGGTAAGAATCCATTTATCATCATTAATTGCCCTGACAAAACCCTGTTTCTCTAAAAAAAGCAAAGATTTCCCTACGTTATAATTGACTTTATTCATTGTATTTATTACCTTTGCAGTATGCCCTGGAGACTCGTCCGGATTATGATTCAGATTAAGTGCGTATAAATCAGCTAAAACGAGACTGAGTTCAATTCTTCGTTTCTTTTTATAAGTTCTGATTAATCCGGAAAGAATTCCTCTTCCGGGTGAAAATAATACTGATAATATAAAAATTGCTGTAGCAACCAGTACAATCATTGGT from Ignavibacteriota bacterium carries:
- a CDS encoding aspartate aminotransferase family protein, with translation MNSEEFRKYGREIVDFIADYLESNEKFPVKSQVKPGDIFSQIPNEPPNNPEPFDTILKDFQDIILPGITHWQSPNFYAYFSSNNSYESILGDLMSSGLGVHAFSWETSPSATELEEAMMIWLRKAIGLSAEFTGVIQDTASTATLCSLLTARDKRLRENPALTQSDISKFRIYCSKEAHSSIERAAMISGIGYNNLIRIDVDEAFSLRIDSLEKQIKSDLASGLIPLCIVSALGTTGSLAVDPIGNISDIAKKYGLWHHIDAAYSGNAMILDEYKYLAGEVKNCDTFVFNPHKWLFINFDFSAYFVKDKAALISTFEILPEYLKTSQGSQVNNYRDWGIQLGRRFRALKAWFVLRGIGLNELKSRLREHNRLANIIYEEVKKSSDFELMAPLSFNLVCFRYKPEGINDDNELNVLNENILNKINSTGKIFLTKTKLAGKTAIRIVTGTSRVNENFVRGAWEIISKEARAFT
- a CDS encoding metal ABC transporter permease; translated protein: MIEFNIILISSLTAVACAIAGVFLILRRMSLMSDAISHAVLPGIIIVFILIQDRTSPLLILGAALSGLVLVYLTELVYKTKLVKEDAAIGLVFPAMFSIGVILISLNLSSVHFHEHSVLVGDINLSAINRFEFMGFLIPKSVPVLSGLLILNILFIVVFFKELKLTTFDAGLAAAFGFSPVLMHYLFMSLVSITAVGAFDTAGSILVIALMIAPAASAYLLTDSLKLMFVIAGLIGVISSVSGFYFSYWLNSTPSGGIAVITGVIFLLSYLFSPKYGIVLKALKRSKQKEEFYRKVLLIHLVNHENTDIFESENEISDIYNHVKWEKDFADKIVKTCLEQDLILNKNGLLHVTESGRKFLNGV